The Parashewanella spongiae genome has a window encoding:
- the rpmI gene encoding 50S ribosomal protein L35: MPKMKTDKGVAKRFKKTANGFKRKQAHLRHILTKKSTKRKRHLRAKCQVAKSDVPAIARQLPYA; encoded by the coding sequence ATGCCTAAAATGAAAACAGACAAGGGTGTTGCTAAGCGTTTTAAGAAAACAGCTAATGGTTTCAAGCGCAAACAAGCACATCTACGCCACATCTTGACAAAGAAAAGCACTAAGCGTAAGCGTCATTTACGTGCTAAGTGTCAAGTTGCTAAATCTGACGTACCTGCGATAGCACGTCAATTACCATACGCTTAA
- the rplT gene encoding 50S ribosomal protein L20, with amino-acid sequence MPRVKRGVTAHARHKKVLKLAKGYYGARSRVYRVAVQAVTKAGQYAYRDRRQKKRQFRQLWIARINAASRQNGLSYSRFINGLKKASIEIDRKILADIAVFDKVVFATLVEKAKEALAK; translated from the coding sequence ATGCCAAGAGTTAAGCGTGGTGTAACCGCACATGCTCGTCACAAAAAAGTACTTAAACTGGCTAAAGGTTATTACGGAGCTCGTTCACGTGTTTATCGCGTCGCAGTTCAAGCAGTAACTAAAGCTGGTCAATATGCTTATCGTGACCGTCGTCAGAAGAAACGTCAATTCCGTCAACTCTGGATTGCACGTATCAATGCAGCGTCTCGTCAAAATGGTCTGTCTTACAGCCGTTTCATTAACGGTCTGAAAAAGGCGTCTATCGAAATCGATCGTAAGATTTTGGCAGACATCGCAGTATTCGATAAAGTTGTATTTGCAACGTTAGTTGAAAAAGCGAAAGAAGCTTTAGCTAAGTAA